In Synechococcus sp. CC9616, the following are encoded in one genomic region:
- a CDS encoding MFS transporter translates to MSLWECECPPAASAVKRFRIPILLSAFLTLLNDRLSESIVFPLLPFLLAQFTPNGRTLGLLAGSYALAQFLVTPLIGTLSDRHGRRPVIAICVCGSIVGLGLFATTVSLPWQQAAGLPLLLLFTARIIDGISGGTAATAGAVLADISPPEGRARAFGLIGVAFGLGFILGPGLGGWLATFNIALPVWVATGFAVVNLLVVVTMLPETHPPEARLTSLKQRALNPFTRIGSLMSGNSIGRLSGGFFLFFLAFNGFTAILVLYFKQRFDWGPDLATTAFLIVGLVATLVQGVLIGPLVKRFGEWRLTLVGLGLVIVGCLLIPAIGTANRITSVYLAVGMLAFGTGLVTPSLRSLVSRRLGDNGQGAALGSLQSLQSLGSFLGPPLAGLSYDVVGPASPFAGAAFLLIIVIALVAGSSTRV, encoded by the coding sequence ATGAGCCTGTGGGAATGTGAATGTCCTCCAGCAGCCAGTGCCGTGAAGCGCTTTCGGATACCGATCCTCCTGAGCGCCTTCCTGACTCTGCTCAACGATCGTTTGAGCGAAAGCATCGTCTTTCCGCTGCTCCCGTTTCTGCTGGCACAATTCACCCCCAACGGACGGACCCTTGGACTGCTGGCCGGCAGCTATGCCCTGGCCCAGTTCCTGGTAACCCCTCTCATCGGCACACTCAGCGATCGTCATGGGCGTCGACCGGTGATTGCCATCTGCGTTTGCGGATCGATTGTCGGACTCGGGCTCTTCGCCACCACGGTGAGCTTGCCTTGGCAACAAGCGGCCGGCCTGCCACTGCTGCTTCTGTTCACTGCACGCATCATCGATGGCATCAGCGGCGGAACCGCTGCCACCGCGGGAGCTGTGCTGGCCGACATCAGTCCTCCGGAAGGTCGGGCACGGGCCTTCGGGCTGATCGGGGTGGCCTTCGGACTGGGGTTCATTCTTGGTCCTGGCCTGGGTGGCTGGTTAGCGACCTTCAACATCGCTCTGCCTGTCTGGGTCGCCACGGGTTTTGCCGTTGTGAATCTGCTCGTAGTGGTGACGATGCTGCCGGAGACCCATCCTCCTGAAGCACGCCTGACCTCCCTGAAACAGCGCGCCCTCAACCCGTTCACCAGGATCGGCAGCCTAATGAGCGGTAACAGCATCGGACGGCTTTCCGGAGGCTTCTTTCTGTTCTTCCTCGCCTTCAACGGCTTCACGGCCATTCTGGTTCTCTACTTCAAGCAGCGATTTGACTGGGGGCCGGACCTAGCCACAACAGCATTTCTGATTGTCGGACTCGTGGCCACTCTGGTTCAGGGCGTGCTGATCGGACCGCTCGTGAAACGCTTTGGAGAATGGCGCCTCACATTGGTTGGATTGGGACTGGTGATCGTGGGATGTCTCTTGATCCCTGCGATCGGGACCGCCAACCGCATTACAAGCGTCTATCTCGCCGTTGGGATGCTGGCGTTCGGAACCGGACTCGTCACTCCAAGTCTGCGCAGCCTGGTTTCGAGACGTCTGGGAGACAACGGTCAGGGAGCTGCTCTTGGAAGTCTGCAATCTCTTCAAAGCCTGGGAAGTTTCCTTGGCCCTCCGCTAGCGGGCTTGAGCTACGACGTGGTGGGCCCCGCCAGTCCATTTGCAGGAGCTGCATTTCTGCTCATCATCGTGATTGCCCTCGTCGCAGGCAGTTCCACGCGCGTGTGA
- a CDS encoding glycosyltransferase family 2 protein, with product MASIKLVAIAKDEAAYLAEWVYHHLSIGIDEIDIYLNGITDNSYQVMRLINDKYANVNFYDADRLMGTSVRANKSFQQIIYHFAWSTERRRRKLSHLAFLDIDEYLVSSSFGQNIDSMFRAAGNFDILSNLWYSDLPGNAEPFSRVFEESQMLQKMSIVKSIGRLKSKIGIPIVHNFNGITRNRSDINALMSNGKTIKYAAAKKFSGKRIDPNFCTSLIGKCEPWFVFHRIFRSHDEYCASLMRGRKHRSNDAPIKDNRSGFIAMEPSKMTVGIPMQYKINQRQNSNYYRNFENFINKCNLGSEVLNGQNFVRQKYKDLEQLVAQKPNLLKQYSEVFKGTVFER from the coding sequence ATGGCTTCAATTAAATTGGTTGCCATCGCAAAAGATGAAGCTGCTTACTTGGCTGAGTGGGTTTATCATCATCTCAGCATAGGAATTGATGAAATTGATATTTATCTGAATGGAATAACTGACAATAGTTACCAAGTAATGCGTTTAATAAATGATAAGTATGCCAATGTCAATTTCTACGACGCTGATCGGTTGATGGGAACCAGTGTGCGTGCTAATAAGTCATTCCAGCAAATTATTTATCATTTCGCCTGGTCTACTGAACGACGGAGAAGAAAATTATCTCATCTTGCTTTTTTAGATATAGATGAATATCTGGTTTCTTCGTCTTTTGGCCAGAACATTGATTCAATGTTTAGAGCGGCAGGCAATTTTGATATTCTTTCGAACCTGTGGTACTCAGATTTACCTGGAAATGCAGAGCCTTTTTCACGCGTTTTTGAAGAATCTCAGATGCTTCAAAAGATGTCTATAGTGAAGTCAATTGGTCGATTAAAATCAAAAATAGGCATACCAATTGTTCATAATTTTAATGGAATAACGCGTAATAGGTCGGACATTAATGCTCTAATGAGTAATGGAAAAACTATAAAGTACGCCGCTGCCAAGAAGTTTTCAGGTAAGCGAATTGACCCGAATTTTTGTACATCATTGATCGGGAAGTGCGAGCCTTGGTTTGTTTTTCACAGGATTTTCAGGAGTCATGATGAATATTGTGCAAGTCTGATGCGTGGGAGAAAGCATCGTTCAAATGATGCTCCAATCAAGGACAATCGTAGTGGTTTTATTGCCATGGAGCCATCTAAAATGACTGTGGGTATTCCAATGCAATACAAGATAAATCAGCGACAAAATTCCAACTATTACCGTAACTTTGAGAACTTTATTAATAAGTGTAATTTGGGCAGTGAGGTATTAAATGGTCAGAATTTTGTGAGGCAAAAGTATAAAGATTTAGAGCAGCTTGTTGCTCAAAAACCCAATCTTCTCAAGCAATATAGTGAGGTCTTCAAGGGTACAGTTTTCGAACGCTAG
- a CDS encoding sulfotransferase — protein MARAHPSLNQITEKNWKPTHGGLSSSKIGDQMHDKLLITNLLRMQDTSLPKVFVIGHHKIATRSIHQLFKVDGYKSIHWKGGHIAETMLHNMRMSQPLLQGIDNALVYSDMEYVHDDGEFFYGHRLFPILDLQYPGSIFIFNTRNLESWIKSQLAHKSKKSGLYVRRIRKGLRTTFPDRKINNNDVIKMWRRTWQQHEDEVNRYFSGKNNLLRVDIESTESKKQLITSLRHYGYQLTSDDLPYVGATPKKRKISDRQSKSPN, from the coding sequence TTGGCAAGGGCCCACCCAAGCCTTAACCAAATTACCGAAAAAAATTGGAAACCTACGCATGGAGGCTTATCATCATCAAAGATTGGCGATCAAATGCATGATAAACTGTTGATAACAAACCTTTTAAGGATGCAAGACACGAGTTTGCCCAAGGTATTTGTTATTGGACATCACAAAATTGCTACCCGTAGTATTCATCAGCTTTTCAAAGTAGATGGCTACAAATCAATCCATTGGAAAGGAGGTCATATTGCTGAAACGATGCTGCACAACATGAGAATGTCGCAGCCGCTGCTTCAAGGCATCGACAATGCTTTGGTCTACTCAGATATGGAATATGTCCACGATGATGGAGAATTTTTTTATGGACATCGACTGTTTCCAATTCTAGATCTCCAATATCCAGGTTCGATATTTATTTTCAATACTAGAAATTTAGAGTCCTGGATCAAGTCCCAGCTTGCCCATAAATCAAAAAAATCAGGGCTTTACGTCAGGCGAATCAGGAAAGGCCTGAGAACCACATTTCCCGATCGCAAAATCAACAACAATGACGTCATTAAGATGTGGCGTCGTACTTGGCAGCAACATGAGGACGAGGTCAACAGATACTTTTCAGGAAAAAATAATTTATTAAGAGTCGATATAGAAAGCACAGAGAGCAAAAAACAACTCATTACCTCCCTGAGACATTACGGTTATCAACTCACGAGTGACGATCTTCCATATGTTGGCGCCACTCCAAAAAAAAGAAAAATCTCAGACCGTCAAAGCAAGTCCCCTAACTGA
- a CDS encoding diacylglycerol/polyprenol kinase family protein gives MLGFVIGLLVLLAVWIRSQWPEARELSRKVIHIGCGLLLPLSWSLGLPKLLALGAAVCATAIVCINHRTHWFALIEDVERKTYGTIFYCLSICCLIFFFWSSCPGAMLAGALVMAISDGLASLIGRFVQSPKWHLYGQTKSLAGTSAMLLSTLGIISIVQLSIGPGLSTPQILTISIVITGLEQLSGYGIDNLSVPVATASMIGLISEWPKTT, from the coding sequence GTGCTCGGTTTCGTGATCGGGCTTTTGGTTTTATTGGCCGTATGGATTCGTTCACAATGGCCTGAAGCCAGAGAGCTTTCACGAAAAGTAATCCACATCGGCTGTGGACTCTTACTGCCTTTGTCATGGTCTTTGGGACTTCCCAAACTTTTGGCACTTGGAGCGGCGGTGTGCGCAACAGCCATCGTTTGCATCAATCATCGGACGCACTGGTTCGCTTTAATCGAGGACGTTGAACGTAAAACCTACGGAACCATCTTTTACTGCTTATCAATCTGTTGTTTAATCTTTTTTTTCTGGAGCTCCTGTCCAGGAGCCATGCTGGCTGGAGCATTGGTCATGGCAATCTCGGATGGATTAGCAAGCTTGATAGGACGATTCGTGCAATCACCGAAATGGCATTTATACGGCCAGACAAAGTCGCTTGCAGGCACATCAGCCATGCTTCTGTCGACTCTAGGAATCATTTCTATCGTTCAACTTTCAATAGGGCCAGGTTTATCGACGCCGCAGATTTTGACAATCAGCATCGTCATTACAGGGCTCGAACAATTAAGTGGCTATGGAATTGACAATTTAAGTGTTCCTGTTGCAACAGCATCAATGATTGGCTTGATTTCTGAATGGCCAAAGACAACCTAG
- a CDS encoding RpoD/SigA family RNA polymerase sigma factor — translation MGIPLESSGSAAKSNRKEPALPSSTRRSTGRSSGRLATDSIGFYLSSIGRIPLLTAAEEIELAHHVQAMKQLKELPPLELTARQKHQIRMGKRARDRMMAANLRLVVSVAKKYQNQGLELLDLVQEGAIGLERAVDKFDPAMGYKFSTYAYWWIRQGMTRAIDNSARTIRLPIHISEKLSKMRRISRELSHRFGRQPNRLELASAMGIEPRELEDLISQSAPCASLDAHARGEEDRSTLGELIPDPNGDEPMEGMDRSIQKEHLGGWLSQLNEREQKILRLRFGLDGEEPLTLAEIGRQINVSRERVRQLEAKAILKLRNMTNQQQAA, via the coding sequence ATGGGGATCCCTCTGGAATCTTCTGGTTCGGCTGCCAAGTCGAACCGGAAGGAACCTGCTTTGCCGTCATCGACAAGGCGTTCAACTGGCCGTTCAAGCGGCCGTCTTGCGACCGATTCGATCGGCTTTTATCTCAGCAGCATCGGCCGCATTCCTTTGCTGACCGCAGCTGAAGAAATTGAGCTTGCCCATCATGTGCAAGCAATGAAGCAACTCAAGGAGTTGCCGCCGCTCGAACTGACTGCCCGTCAGAAACACCAGATCCGCATGGGCAAACGGGCCAGGGATCGGATGATGGCCGCCAATCTTCGGCTTGTTGTCAGTGTTGCAAAAAAGTACCAGAACCAGGGCTTAGAACTTCTCGATCTCGTTCAAGAGGGAGCGATCGGCCTCGAACGCGCTGTCGATAAATTCGACCCTGCCATGGGATATAAATTCTCGACCTATGCCTACTGGTGGATCCGCCAGGGAATGACCCGCGCGATCGATAACAGCGCACGCACGATCCGACTGCCGATTCATATCAGCGAAAAACTTTCCAAGATGCGACGCATCTCCCGGGAACTATCCCATCGCTTCGGACGACAGCCCAACCGTCTTGAACTGGCTAGTGCCATGGGCATCGAACCTCGGGAGCTTGAGGATCTCATTTCGCAAAGTGCTCCTTGTGCCTCACTCGACGCGCACGCCCGCGGTGAAGAAGACCGCAGCACACTGGGCGAACTCATCCCCGACCCGAACGGGGATGAACCGATGGAGGGCATGGATCGCAGCATTCAGAAGGAACATCTGGGCGGATGGCTCTCTCAACTCAATGAACGGGAACAAAAAATCTTGAGACTACGCTTCGGACTTGACGGAGAAGAGCCGCTGACACTTGCTGAGATTGGACGCCAGATCAACGTCTCCAGAGAAAGGGTTCGGCAGCTCGAGGCCAAGGCCATCCTGAAACTGAGAAACATGACTAATCAGCAGCAGGCAGCCTGA
- the ppk1 gene encoding polyphosphate kinase 1, translating into MPTNALSPDRYINRELSWISFNERVLSQAFDKRTPLLDQAKFSAIFSNNLDEFFMVRVASLKSQVEAGITTPSEDGKTPLEQLLTIRERLIPLLQRQQKHYSHNLRSSLHDHGVQLLDYQQLNNPQREWVDEYFKASIFPVLTPLAVDPAHPFPFVSNLSLNVAAVIRDPETGQQQFARVKVPQKNLPRFIAIPKEHSSSEPTPIHTAVPLEQLIAFNLEVLFPGMTVESHYFFRVTRDADLELRDLEADDLMLALEQGLRKRRVGGEVVRLEVPSEMPDNVVEMLMTGLAVEEEDLYRIDGPLGLDDLFGLIGLPLSHLKDKLHKGSTPAVLARTQQHLVEEGSIKPEEFESIFSVMRQQDVLLHHPYELFSTSVEEFINQAADDPQVMGIKMTLYRTSKDSPIIDALIRASENGKQVMALVELKARFDEDNNIQWARQLERCGVHVIYGVLGLKTHTKIVLVVRKEQERLRSYVHIGTGNYNSKTSKLYTDLGLLSSRPELGQDLVELFNYLTGFSKQQSFRKLLVAPVTLRKGMESLIRREIEHAREGRQGQIRAKMNSLVDPDIIALLYEASNAGVKIDLIIRGMCSLYPGCADLSENISVVSIIGQFLEHSRIFWFGNGGSPEAYIGSADWMRRNLDRRVEAVTPVEAPELLRKLEQLLELYLQDNRGAWDMKSDGSFVQRHPGECEERNSQIQLIDLWSKGLPIS; encoded by the coding sequence ATGCCCACAAACGCTCTGTCCCCTGACCGCTACATCAACCGGGAGCTGAGCTGGATCTCCTTCAACGAACGGGTGTTGTCCCAGGCGTTCGACAAACGCACGCCTCTTCTGGATCAGGCGAAATTCAGTGCCATTTTCAGCAACAATCTCGATGAATTTTTCATGGTGAGGGTGGCCTCGCTCAAATCACAGGTTGAAGCAGGCATCACCACGCCAAGCGAAGACGGCAAAACACCACTGGAGCAATTGCTAACGATCCGGGAGCGTCTGATCCCCCTGCTTCAACGTCAACAGAAGCACTACAGCCACAACCTCAGATCAAGCCTCCACGATCACGGTGTTCAGCTGCTTGATTACCAGCAGTTGAACAATCCCCAGCGCGAGTGGGTTGACGAATACTTCAAAGCTTCGATTTTCCCGGTTTTAACCCCATTGGCGGTTGATCCGGCACATCCATTCCCATTTGTGAGCAACCTGAGCCTCAATGTGGCAGCCGTGATCAGGGATCCGGAGACAGGTCAACAACAGTTCGCAAGGGTGAAGGTGCCGCAAAAGAATCTTCCTCGCTTCATTGCGATTCCCAAAGAGCACAGCTCATCCGAGCCAACTCCGATCCATACCGCCGTACCGCTCGAACAGTTGATCGCATTCAACCTCGAGGTGTTGTTTCCAGGAATGACGGTCGAAAGCCACTACTTCTTCCGCGTGACCCGCGACGCCGATCTCGAGTTAAGGGATCTCGAAGCGGACGATCTGATGCTTGCCCTTGAACAGGGACTTCGTAAACGACGCGTTGGCGGAGAAGTGGTGCGACTTGAAGTTCCCAGTGAGATGCCGGACAACGTTGTGGAGATGCTGATGACGGGGTTGGCTGTTGAAGAAGAGGATCTCTACCGAATCGATGGTCCGCTGGGACTGGACGATCTGTTCGGGCTGATTGGGCTTCCGTTATCCCACCTCAAGGACAAACTCCATAAAGGATCGACACCGGCGGTACTGGCAAGAACCCAACAGCATCTTGTCGAAGAAGGGTCAATCAAACCCGAAGAATTCGAAAGCATCTTTTCCGTGATGAGACAGCAGGACGTCCTGTTGCATCACCCCTATGAACTCTTCTCAACATCCGTTGAGGAATTCATCAACCAAGCTGCCGATGATCCACAGGTGATGGGAATCAAAATGACTCTTTACCGGACATCGAAGGATTCACCAATCATCGATGCTCTGATCAGAGCGTCAGAAAATGGCAAACAGGTTATGGCACTGGTTGAACTGAAAGCCCGTTTTGACGAAGACAATAATATCCAGTGGGCCCGCCAGCTTGAGCGATGTGGAGTCCATGTGATCTATGGCGTACTTGGCTTAAAAACGCACACAAAGATCGTGCTCGTGGTCCGCAAAGAACAAGAGAGATTACGCAGTTATGTCCACATCGGGACGGGCAACTACAACTCCAAGACCTCGAAGCTTTACACGGATCTCGGCTTACTCTCATCACGACCAGAGCTGGGGCAGGACCTCGTTGAACTTTTCAACTATCTGACGGGGTTCTCAAAACAGCAAAGTTTTCGCAAGCTTCTCGTCGCTCCTGTGACCCTGCGCAAGGGAATGGAATCCCTGATCAGGCGTGAAATCGAACATGCCCGTGAGGGACGACAAGGGCAAATCCGAGCCAAGATGAATTCCTTGGTGGATCCAGACATCATTGCGCTGCTTTATGAAGCCTCGAACGCAGGCGTAAAAATTGATTTGATCATTCGAGGGATGTGCAGCCTGTACCCAGGTTGCGCCGATCTCAGCGAAAACATCAGCGTTGTCAGCATCATCGGGCAGTTTCTGGAGCACTCCAGGATTTTTTGGTTTGGCAATGGAGGATCGCCTGAGGCATACATCGGAAGTGCCGACTGGATGCGACGCAACCTGGATCGACGTGTAGAGGCAGTAACACCGGTTGAGGCACCAGAGCTGCTCAGAAAGCTCGAACAATTGCTCGAGCTTTACCTACAGGACAACCGAGGAGCCTGGGATATGAAAAGTGATGGAAGCTTTGTACAGAGGCATCCAGGAGAATGCGAAGAACGCAATTCCCAGATTCAGTTGATCGATTTATGGAGCAAAGGCCTTCCGATATCTTGA
- the acnB gene encoding bifunctional aconitate hydratase 2/2-methylisocitrate dehydratase produces the protein MLSAYRTLAADREAQGIPALPLNAEQAKGLTELLEKPPAGEDEALLHLLSERIPPGVDEAAYVKASWLSAIAQSEVTSPLVSPLEATELLGTMVGGYNVAALIELLGHTDDSLAGCAAEGLSRNLLVYDAFNEVMELASSNRFAKQVVDSWASAEWFTSRPELASEITVTVFKVDGETNTDDLSPATHATTRPDIPLHALAMLETRDPEGLDTIAALRQKGHPVAYVGDVVGTGSSRKSAINSVLWHTGNDIPHVPNKRAGGVILGGKIAPIFFNTAEDSGALPIECDVTVLNTGDVITIRPRAGTIECNGTVVSRFELRPTTISDEVRAGGRIPLMIGRALTDKVRAQLGLPPSDLFIRPTAPKDTGKGFTLAQKMVGKACGLPGVRPGTSCEPLMTTVGSQDTTGPMTRDEMKELACLGFSSDLVMQSFCHTAAYPKPVDLQTQKDLPDFFAQRGGVALRPGDGIIHSWLNRMLLPDTVGTGGDSHTRFPLGISFPGGSGVVAFAAAIGAMPLDMPESVLVRFSGSLQPGVTLRDVVNAIPWVAIQKGLLTVEKSNKKNVFNGRIMEIEGLPDLKLEQAFELTDASAERSCAGCTIKLSEETVAEYLRSNVSLLKNMIARGYSDARTLARRVHAMEAWLADPHLMEADQDADYAEVIEINLDELTEPVLACPNDPDNVKLLSEVSGEPIQEVFIGSCMTNIGHYRAAAKVLEGSGTNKARLWVCPPTRMDEDTLKTEGYYATFEAAGSRMEMPGCSLCMGNQARVDDNTTVFSTSTRNFNNRLGKGAQVYLGSAELAAVCALLGKIPTPEDYRSIAAAKIDPISSELYRYLNFDQIQGFEDQGRVMSPDEEAAVLAEA, from the coding sequence ATGCTGAGCGCTTACCGCACGCTGGCCGCCGACCGGGAAGCCCAAGGCATCCCGGCACTACCGCTCAATGCTGAGCAAGCAAAAGGCCTGACTGAGCTGCTGGAGAAGCCACCGGCTGGCGAAGACGAGGCGTTGTTGCATCTGCTCAGCGAGCGCATTCCGCCCGGGGTCGACGAAGCGGCCTATGTGAAGGCGAGCTGGCTGAGCGCTATCGCTCAGAGTGAGGTGACATCACCTCTGGTTTCCCCACTCGAGGCCACAGAGCTGCTTGGGACCATGGTGGGGGGCTACAACGTGGCGGCGCTGATCGAACTGCTCGGTCACACGGATGACAGCCTGGCCGGCTGTGCTGCCGAGGGGCTCAGCCGCAACCTGCTGGTGTACGACGCCTTCAACGAGGTGATGGAGCTGGCGTCGAGCAACCGTTTTGCCAAGCAAGTGGTCGACAGCTGGGCATCGGCGGAATGGTTCACATCCAGACCTGAGCTGGCCAGCGAAATCACCGTCACCGTCTTCAAGGTGGACGGGGAGACCAACACAGACGACCTCTCGCCGGCCACCCACGCCACCACCCGTCCGGATATCCCACTGCATGCCCTGGCGATGCTGGAAACCAGGGATCCCGAAGGCCTGGACACAATCGCCGCTCTCAGGCAGAAGGGACATCCCGTGGCCTACGTGGGCGATGTGGTGGGCACGGGAAGCTCACGCAAAAGCGCCATTAATTCGGTTCTCTGGCATACGGGCAACGACATCCCTCACGTCCCGAACAAACGAGCGGGTGGCGTGATCCTCGGCGGGAAAATCGCCCCGATCTTCTTCAACACCGCCGAGGACTCCGGCGCATTACCAATCGAATGCGACGTCACGGTTCTAAACACCGGAGACGTGATCACTATCCGGCCCCGCGCCGGCACGATTGAATGCAACGGAACGGTTGTGAGCCGCTTTGAGCTGAGGCCCACCACGATCAGTGATGAAGTGCGTGCCGGAGGTCGCATCCCTCTGATGATCGGCCGGGCCTTGACCGACAAGGTGCGTGCCCAACTGGGACTGCCTCCGTCGGACCTGTTCATTCGCCCCACCGCTCCAAAGGACACCGGCAAAGGCTTCACCCTGGCCCAGAAAATGGTGGGCAAAGCCTGCGGTCTGCCAGGAGTTCGCCCTGGGACAAGCTGCGAACCGCTGATGACCACCGTCGGCAGCCAGGACACCACCGGGCCGATGACGCGGGATGAAATGAAGGAACTGGCTTGCCTGGGCTTCTCCTCGGACTTGGTGATGCAGAGCTTCTGCCACACCGCCGCTTACCCCAAACCGGTGGATCTGCAGACGCAGAAGGACTTGCCGGATTTCTTTGCCCAACGTGGCGGCGTCGCCCTACGTCCCGGCGACGGCATCATCCACAGCTGGCTGAACCGAATGCTGCTGCCAGACACGGTGGGGACCGGTGGTGACAGCCACACCCGCTTCCCACTGGGCATCTCCTTCCCAGGTGGATCAGGCGTGGTGGCTTTCGCTGCGGCCATCGGCGCCATGCCGCTGGACATGCCCGAATCGGTGCTGGTGCGGTTCAGCGGCTCGCTTCAGCCCGGTGTCACCCTGCGCGACGTGGTGAATGCCATCCCCTGGGTGGCAATTCAGAAGGGGTTGCTCACGGTGGAGAAATCCAACAAGAAAAATGTGTTCAATGGTCGGATCATGGAAATCGAAGGGCTTCCGGATCTGAAACTCGAGCAGGCCTTTGAGCTCACCGATGCCAGCGCCGAGCGATCCTGTGCCGGCTGCACCATCAAACTCTCGGAAGAGACCGTTGCTGAATATTTGCGCAGCAATGTTTCGCTGCTGAAGAACATGATTGCCCGTGGTTACAGCGACGCCCGCACCCTGGCTCGTCGGGTTCATGCGATGGAGGCATGGCTTGCTGACCCCCACCTCATGGAAGCGGATCAGGACGCCGACTACGCGGAAGTGATCGAGATCAATTTGGATGAACTGACCGAACCGGTGCTGGCTTGTCCGAATGACCCTGACAACGTGAAATTGCTCAGCGAAGTGAGTGGCGAGCCAATCCAGGAGGTCTTCATCGGCTCCTGCATGACCAACATCGGTCACTACCGGGCCGCCGCCAAAGTGCTTGAGGGGTCGGGAACAAACAAGGCACGACTCTGGGTTTGCCCACCCACCCGGATGGATGAGGACACACTCAAAACCGAGGGCTACTACGCGACCTTTGAAGCTGCCGGCTCTCGGATGGAGATGCCGGGTTGTTCACTCTGCATGGGTAATCAGGCTCGCGTGGACGACAACACGACTGTGTTCTCAACCAGCACACGCAATTTCAACAACCGGCTCGGCAAAGGCGCGCAGGTGTACCTGGGCAGCGCTGAGCTGGCAGCGGTCTGCGCTCTGCTGGGGAAAATTCCAACACCTGAGGATTACCGCAGCATCGCCGCAGCGAAGATTGATCCGATCTCGAGCGAGCTCTACCGGTACCTGAACTTCGATCAGATTCAAGGATTTGAGGATCAAGGACGGGTGATGAGCCCGGATGAGGAAGCCGCTGTACTCGCCGAAGCCTGA
- a CDS encoding 3-deoxy-7-phosphoheptulonate synthase, whose protein sequence is MATTSDLHVVETRPLVAPALLHGDLPIDAKAIETVAAARRRIQAILRGEDHRLLVIVGPCSIHDVDAAREYAKHLAPIRQQHAAELEIVMRVYFEKPRTTVGWKGLINDPHLDGSYDINTGLRRARGLLLDLARKGMPTATELLDPVVPQYIADLISWTAIGARTTESQTHREMASGLSMPIGYKNSTDGSATIAINAMQAASKPHHFLGINHEGHASIVSTTGNPNGHLVLRGGNRGTNYHHEAVQAASSELAAAGLPDRLMVDCSHGNSNKDYRRQADVLKAVTEQVSSGSTSLMGVMLESHLVEGSQKLTSDLSMLSYGQSITDACISIDTTRTLLKELAGSVRGLALTV, encoded by the coding sequence ATGGCCACCACCTCCGATCTCCATGTGGTGGAAACGCGACCGTTGGTCGCGCCGGCCCTGCTTCACGGTGATTTGCCGATTGACGCGAAGGCCATCGAAACGGTTGCTGCCGCTCGTCGTCGTATCCAAGCCATCCTTCGTGGCGAGGATCATCGACTGCTGGTCATCGTCGGTCCTTGTTCTATCCATGATGTTGATGCGGCGAGGGAGTACGCCAAACATCTGGCACCAATTCGTCAACAACACGCTGCTGAATTAGAGATTGTGATGAGGGTGTATTTCGAGAAACCCCGCACAACAGTTGGCTGGAAGGGGTTGATTAATGATCCACATCTGGATGGGTCGTACGACATCAACACCGGGTTGCGCCGTGCCCGGGGATTGCTGCTTGATCTGGCCAGGAAGGGGATGCCGACTGCCACGGAACTACTGGATCCGGTTGTGCCGCAGTACATCGCCGATTTGATCAGCTGGACAGCGATCGGAGCCCGCACCACGGAAAGTCAGACTCATCGGGAGATGGCATCCGGGTTGTCCATGCCGATTGGGTACAAAAACAGTACGGATGGGAGTGCCACCATCGCGATCAATGCGATGCAGGCGGCCTCCAAACCGCACCATTTTCTGGGTATTAACCACGAAGGTCACGCATCGATCGTCAGCACCACCGGTAATCCCAATGGACATCTTGTTTTGAGAGGTGGCAATAGGGGCACCAATTACCACCATGAAGCTGTTCAGGCTGCGTCCAGTGAGCTGGCCGCGGCCGGATTACCTGATCGATTGATGGTGGACTGCAGCCACGGCAATTCCAACAAGGACTATCGGCGTCAGGCGGATGTTCTGAAAGCAGTCACTGAACAGGTCAGCAGTGGTTCCACATCACTCATGGGCGTGATGCTTGAAAGTCATCTTGTGGAAGGTAGCCAGAAATTGACGTCCGATCTTTCAATGCTGTCTTACGGCCAGAGCATCACGGATGCCTGCATCAGTATCGACACCACTCGTACGCTTTTAAAAGAGTTGGCGGGCTCAGTTAGGGGACTTGCTTTGACGGTCTGA